A window of Salmo trutta chromosome 5, fSalTru1.1, whole genome shotgun sequence contains these coding sequences:
- the LOC115194436 gene encoding shootin-1: MWTQGEGSNAAASGGESSCSSEDEGDIQCEILEKQRDEANQKLSEMEEVSSQLLKEMEVLEMQFQIERSCRESAEALAVKVTKDNKVLKRRSQALLPFIPELPENLEADLGVDPDPDGDSGEDAVLQGQAQIKELQASVDQLLGEKLRLCEQVEVLRAEQNQLKEQLALEIDEREAILKKLSKQNKTMNKMKRVSQLVTEEFTEISQKLELEQGLRQHAEVFAHQVLVKQKETQRQSMVLQQSSETGMQLQQALDQVAHINSTLQDIQLYYRNQVKQTQCALEESSVLSELQIVRGQLESSEKERRTMETQLRQAQITAAQLQGEVKHLQDRLKDTEKDQVSKADQPVEDNSTTAPPPPPPPPPPPPPLPPTPSSTVVDQLVVLRNKRKESVNNIDKNKPDPSVDMKTRAVDEMMERIKKGIVLRPTLRPQPGPEDDSAWRDHRSEKRKSAVLDLKEMLDTMKRPGHRRAGSRKRISRNVGEAELHLVLLRRRRAMGDGQDTPDPSPTPSPAPPTTKIQGPQPGGPAAGALLCAGERGSTPVLRRLQQNREKRNSRIRASELIREEEI, translated from the exons CTTCTGGTGGAGAAAGCAGCTGCTCCTCTGAAGATGAAGGAGACATTCAG TGTGAGATTCTGGAGAAGCAGAGGGATGAAGCCAATCAGAAGCTATCTGAGATGGAGGAAG TGTCCTCTCAGCTGTTGAAGGAGATGGAAGTTCTGGAGATGCAGTTCCAGATTGAACGCTCCTGCAGGGAGAGTGCAGAGGCCCTGGCTGTCAAG GTGACCAAAGACAACAAGGTTCTGAAGAGGAGGAGCCAGGCTCTGCTGCCATTCATCCCAGAGCTTCCTGAAAACCTGGAGGCTGACCTTGGGGTCGATCCCGACCCTGATGGGGACAGCGGGGAGGATGCCGTGCTGCAAGGACAGGCCCAGATAAAAG AACTACAGGCCTCGGTGGACCAGCTGCTGGGGGAGAAGCTGCGGCTGTGTGAGCAGGTGGAGGTCCTGAGGGCAGAGCAGAACCAGCTCAAAGAACAG CTGGCCCTAGAGATCGATGAGAGAGAGGCCATACTGAAGAAACTGTCCAAACAGAACAAGACCATGAATAAGATGAAGAGAG TGTCCCAGCTTGTGACAGAGGAGTTCACAGAGATCAGTCAGAAGCTGGAGCTGGAGCAGGGCCTCAGACAGCACGCAGAAGTCTTCGCCCACCAG GTGTTGGTGAAGCAGAAGGAGACCCAGAGACAGAGCATGGTGCTGCAGCAGAGTTCAGAGACAGGTATGCAGCTCCAACAGGCTCTGGATCAGGTGGCCCACATCAACAGTACCTTACAGGACATACAGCTCTACTACCGAAACCAG GTGAAGCAGACCCAGTGTGCTCTGGAGGAGAGCAGTGTTCTGTCTGAGCTGCAGATTGTCAGAGGCCAGCTGGAGAgcagtgagaaggagaggaggaccaTGGAGACCCAGCTAAGGCAGGCGCAGATCACTGCCGCCCAACTCCAGGGTGAAG TGAAACATCTCCAGGATAGGCtgaaagacacagagaaagaccAGGTTTCCAAAGCTGACCAACCAGTGGAGGACAACTCAACCActgcaccacctcctcctcctcctcctcctcctcctcctcctcccctgcccCCAACTCCTTCCAGCACTGTTGTTGA TCAACTTGTCGTCCTGCGCAACAAGAGGAAGGAGTCAGTCAACAACATTGATAAGAATA aGCCAGATCCTTCTGTGGACATGAAGACCCGAGCGGTGGATGAGATGATGGAGAGGATAAAGAAAGGCATCGTCCTGAGACCCACCCTGAGACCACAG CCTGGACCAGAAGATGACAGTGCCTGGAGG GACCATAGGAGTGAGAAGAGAAAGTCAGCCGTGCTGGATCTAAAAGAAATGCTG GACACCATGAAACGCCCAGGCCACAGGAGGGCGGGGTCACGGAAGAGGATAAGCCGAAACGTAGGGGAGGCGGAGCTACATCTGGTGCTACTGAGGAGGAGGCGGGCCATGGGGGATGGACAGGACACCCCCGACCCCTCCCCAACCCCCTCCCCAGCCCCTCCCACCACCAAAATCCAAG GTCCCCAGCCAGGTGGCCCAGCAGCAGGTGCCCTTCTCTGCGCAGGAGAGCGTGGCAGCACCCCCGTGCTCAGGAGGCTCCAGcagaacagagagaagaggaactCTCGTATCAGAGCATCAGAACTGATACGAGAGGAGGAGATCTGA
- the LOC115194437 gene encoding protein TEX261: MWFIYLLSWLSLVIQISFVTLAIAAGLYYLAELIEEYTVATSRIIKYMILFSTGVLSGLYLFEGFPWLMMGCGLFTNLVYFGLLQTFPYILLSSPNFILSCVLVVLNHYMAFQYFAAEYYPFSEVLAYFTICLWIIPFSFFVSLSAGENVLPSTMQQGDDVVSNYFTKGKRGKRSGILLIFSFLKEAVLPSRQKMY, encoded by the exons ATgtggtttatttatttactaagttGGCTGTCGTTGGTGATACAAATATCTTTCGTCACACTAGCAATTG ctGCTGGCCTGTATTATTTGGCAGAACTAATAGAAGAATACACAGTTGCCACTAGTCGAATAATAAAGTACATGATACTG TTCTCCACAGGTGTGCTGTCGGGGCTGTACCTGTTTGAGGGCTTCCCATGGCTGATGATGGGCTGTGGTCTCTTCACCAACCTGGTGTACTTTGGCCTCCTGCAGACCTTCCCTTACATACTGCTGAGCTCACCTAACTTCATCCTCTCCTGTG taTTGGTGGTGCTGAACCACTACATGGCCTTCCAGTACTTTGCAGCAGAGTATTACCCCTTCTCAGAG GTCCTTGCGTACTTCACCATCTGTCTGTGGATTATCCCCTTCTCGTTCTTCGTATCACTCTCTGCTGGGGAGAACGTGCTTCCATCCACCATGCAACAAGGAG ATGACGTGGTCTCAAATTACTTCACCAAGGGCAAGAGGGGCAAGAGGTCCGGAATTCTGCTCATCTTCTCATTCCTCAAGGAGGCGGTGTTGCCTAGTCGACAGAAGATGTACTGA